A single Curtobacterium sp. MCJR17_020 DNA region contains:
- the nrdR gene encoding transcriptional regulator NrdR, translated as MFCPFCRHPDSRVVDSRTSDDGTSIRRRRQCPNCGRRFSTTETASLNVVKRNGVTEPFSRDKIVSGVRKACQGRPVTDGDLAVLAQRVEETVRSSGSSQIDANDIGLAILAPLRELDEVAYLRFASVYQAFDSLEDFEDAIGQLRRDHHAAGASAGAAGSPAGAAGSPAGAGA; from the coding sequence ATGTTCTGCCCTTTCTGCCGCCACCCGGACTCCCGCGTCGTCGACTCACGGACGAGCGACGACGGAACCTCCATCCGCCGCCGTCGACAGTGCCCGAACTGCGGACGACGCTTCTCGACCACCGAGACCGCGTCGCTCAACGTCGTCAAGCGCAACGGCGTCACCGAACCCTTCAGCCGCGACAAGATCGTCTCCGGCGTGCGCAAGGCCTGCCAGGGGCGCCCGGTCACCGACGGCGACCTGGCCGTACTCGCGCAGCGCGTCGAGGAAACCGTCCGGTCGTCCGGCTCGAGCCAGATCGACGCCAACGACATCGGGCTCGCGATCCTCGCGCCGCTCCGTGAACTGGACGAGGTCGCGTACCTGCGGTTCGCCAGCGTCTACCAGGCGTTCGACTCGCTCGAGGACTTCGAGGACGCCATCGGCCAGCTCCGCCGCGACCACCACGCTGCGGGCGCGTCGGCGGGTGCCGCCGGTTCGCCTGCGGGTGCCGCCGGCTCGCCGGCGGGTGCTGGCGCGTGA